The Dyadobacter sp. 676 DNA window CGTCGATTCCCCCCGAATGGGAAGCTTGTCGACTTGTAAACGACTTTGCCATTTGCATCCACCAGGGCTACCTCCGAAAAAGAAGATGGATCGATATCGCTGAGCATTAAGATGTTTGAAGCCGGATTTGGATAGGCTGATAATGCTGCCGCTTTTACATTAACTACCTGAATATTGCTGAATGCGAAGGTCTCATCTAGATCAACCATTTTCAAACGGTAGTAATTGGTCCCATTCGAAGGCTTGGCATCAACATAGTCATAGGACCTTATGACTCTACTGCTACCTTCGGCCCTTACCATACCGATGGAAGACCAAGACTTTGCATCCGTACTACGCTGTATTTCAAAATGCCCTGCATTGACTTCTTCGGTTGTTTGCCATGTCAACAACGCGGTATTCCCTTCTCTTATGGCTCTAAAACCTTTTAGGGTCACTGGAAGTGGGCAACCAGCTGCGGCTGTGATGGTAACCTCGTCAAACTGCCCGGTACATGATACGCTCTCGGGCGGACCGGCCATTGTCCAGCGGAAAGTGTAAGTACCTGCCGGCGCATCGCCTGTGCCTGTAATTCTTGCACTGGGGTCGTTGACGTCGGTGAAACCCAAACTGTAGCTACCCGGCGGCTGGGAAACAATGGACCAGGTACCAACCATGGGTGCCCCGTAATTATTTCCCGCCAGGGCAAAGTTATTGATACATGGAACGGTTTGGTCAGTACCGGCATTGGCCCCCGTGTTGGCTACCACAGTGACAGTGAAGGTATCTGAAAAATTGCTGCCGGCACATTGATACAGCTTGTATAAGAGACTATTTTCATCTTGCGCTGGGGCAATTCGGAATGTATGCATGCCTACCGATAGGCCGTTTACGTTAAATCCAGTATAATAAGCATGGGCGAAAGGAGTAAGAGGTCCCTGAGATGAGATCCGCTCGATGTCCCATTGCCCTATATACAGGCCACCAGTTACGCCGCCAGTGAGTGTCCCGAGCTCCAGAGGAAGTACATTCTCATAAGTGTATGAAGCCGTCGGCGAGCCAGGGGCCGTGCAAACTGTAACATCGGGCACGTCAAAGTTGATCCATGTACCGCCTACAAAATAAAATTCATAAACCTGCGAGTTCTTGCAAACGCCATTTACATCCCCCCCACTGGCATATTCGAAATACATTCTGTAACGTCCGGCTTGCCAACCACTGGCTGGTCTGGCAAAAGTTACGGTCCGCGTATTTGTTCCACTGCCAGCAATGGAAGTTACAGGTGTTCCACTACCCGAGGGTGTCTCCAGCCAGCCGACCCAGCTGTCATTTGTGATTAACGTTGGATCCGTAAAATCAAAGGTGGCATTAACAGTAGCCGGATTTTCACTCAAACAAAACATTTGTGACGCTGGGCCGGTGACTGCCCCACCCGGTGGTATTGTCCCGCCAATTTTGGTAACGGTCACATCAAAGGATTTCGTGCCGCAAGCGCCTAAATTTATGGTGAAGCGGAAAGTGTATGTGCCGGCGGTTGTAAAACCAGCTACGCTTCTGCTGATAAGGCCCGTGTAGGTTAGGCCTGGCCCACTGTATCCGGCAGGATAAACAATATTCGAAAGTGATATAAGTCCTGTGTTAGAGTAGTTGCACCCAGTGGGAAGGGGAGTCATGGTAAAAGATGATCCACAGCCGTTGATTGTATAATTAGTTTCTAGTTCAATATCCGCAGCACTTTGTTGCCAAAACGCGGCTGAGAAATAATCATAGGTGCAGCCATTCGGCGACTTAATTGTCCAGGTGAGACTAACTTGATGGCCACATTTAAATTGCTCTGGGTTATTTAATGTTATGGTAGCGGCACTGGCACTTGTAGGAGTGATAGTAACCTCACTACTCGAAGTTGTCCACTCACCCGTATAACCCGCCGGAAGGAAGCCAGTAATAGTTATAGTTGAAGTACTTCCACAAGCCGAAAAAGTTGGCAGTCGTTGGTTCGGTGGCGGATATGCAGTCACCGTAACTTCATCGGTCGCCACGCCGGTGCCGCAGGCTTGGGTTATTCGAAAGACGTAGGTTCCACCCACATTCATTCCTGTAACGTCTGGCGTTAGCGCGTTAGCATCGCTAAAAGTCGCGTTGGCGCCAGCTGGCTGCGAAACAACGGTCCAGACCGGATTGGCTGTGAATGATCCGTTTCGGTTGGCATCATTCAAACTAACATTCGCTGTACAAACGCTTTTGTCTGTACCGGCATTGATCGTACAGTTTTGAGCAAAGATTCGAGGGGTTGCTACTGACAATATCGTCACTAGCAACACTTTGAAAAAGATAGATTTTGTCATATTGGTTTTAAAATGCAGTGTGATGAGTAGGTAATAGAATTCAATGAGATTTACCGGTATCGGCTATACGCCATCTAATAATTGCTTCGCGCTTAGGTCGGCCACTGGTTACAATGACTGGCAAGTCACGCAAAGCGGATTAAACGTTTAGCAAATTGATAACGGTATCTAAGAAACGTTGCAAATCGTAGCACGGCACTGTGAAAACATTTCAATGCCATTTCATTATATACTGGCTGGAATTCGCTTGCCGCCGGAGAAGGCTGGTGGAACATATCTGGCGGCACGCGCTGTCGCACTTTTGCAGACTTGGCTCAGGTCACCGTTCGCGCGAACAAGTTATCGGCCAATACCTGCCGGTTAATCGCCCTGAAGGCATCGAATCAAAGGTTTGCGGGCAGCTGGCCAGTCTGGAACTGCAAACCGATTCATGGGTAGTTATTTATTCATAGGCTTTTTTTTAGCATTGATGTACATAACCTTACCAGCATCCAAATTTAAAAGGGTTGAAGACAATAAATATTGAACGGATCGGCTAAGGTTAAAATCTCAGGCTCGCAACAAGAAAATTAAAAAGCACGGACTCCGGAAGCCAAAGCCCATGCCTGATTCATATTCCTTATTCTAAATTCTATCCATTTTGCTTACTATGGGGCAATGACGACCTTAGCGCTGCTGCCTGTTCCGTCCGTGTTGCGGATCTGGACCACATAAGTGCCCGGCAGATATTTTTTCACGTCAATGCCCGCCACTGGTACGCTTGAAGATTCATAGACGATGTTGCCGTTTATATCCAGCAATAAAACCGCCGAAAAACTGCCAGGATCAAGGTCTGTCAATGTCAGCACATCGGATACCGGATTTGGATATACAGACAATGTTCTGCCCTCGAATGCGACCGATTGAATGCTGCTGTATGCGAAGGTTTGATCCAGGTCGACCATTTTCAGGCGATAGTAATTGGTTCCTTTCAATGGCGCGGGATCGATATATTCGTATTTATGCAGCACTGTGCTATTTCCATCGGCTTTCACCTTGCCGATTTCTGACCAGGCTTTGCCATCCGGGCTACGCTGGACTTCGAAATACCCTGCATTCACTTCCTCGGTTGTCACCCAGCTCAACTGCGCCGTATTGCCTTCCCTGACAGCTGAGAAACTGGCAAGTGTCACCGGAAACACGCAGCCTCCGGTCGCGGTAATTGTCACATCATCTGTATATACACCACATTCGCTACCGGCTGGTCCCTGCACTGTCCAACGGAATGTGTAACTACCCGCCGGCGCACCACCTGTGCCTGTCACGACAGCACTCGGATCATGGATATCGCTGAAACCCAGGGTGTAATTTCCGGGAGGAGAAGACACAACAGACCAGGTCCCCACCATCGGAGCGGCATAGACGTTTCCTGCAAGCGACTGATTGTCTATGCAGGAGACGGTGTTATCGGTACCTGCCGTGGCACCTGAGTTGGCGACAACCGTTATAGAAAAAGTGTCCGAAAAATTGCTGCCGGCACACTGATACATCCTGTATAAGAGACTATTAGTAATTGATGCAGGAACAATTCTAAATGTGTGGACGCCCACACTTAAATTGCTGAAATTAATTAAAGGGAGATCAGCTGAGGGGTTTCTAAAAATTCCAGAGTCTGCGCCAATGCCTCTGATGTTCCAATTACCTGGCGACATGGTCAAAGGACCGAGTCCTGCCAGTACGTTAGGAACGGTGTTTATGGGATAAGCATAGGAAGCTATTGGAGAGCCCGGCTGTGTGCATATTGTTACATCCGGCACGTCGAAGTTGGTCCAGGTGGCGGGCATCATAAAAAAACGGAAATCCACCTCCCCCTTACACGTTCCGTTGACATCATCCGCGTTCGCATATCCAAGACGCACCAAGTATTGCCCTGCCTTCCAGCCACCAGCAGGACGGTTGATTGTGATCGGGCGCGTGGAGGTGCCGGCTCCTGAAATGGAAATGGTCGGCGTTCCGCTTCCACTTGGAAGCATTATCCAGTTGCTCCAATTACTGTTCATCAATAAAGTGGGGTCACTTAAAGTGAATGCACTTGTTATGGTCGCGGGGTCTGAATTTAAACAGATAATAGGCTCCCCGCCCGAGACCGTTACGCCACCCACAGGAGCCGTTCCGCCCGTTTTAGTTACAGTCATGTCAAAACTTTTGGAACCGCAGCTTCCCACGTCAATGGTAAAGCGGAAAGTATATGTGCCTGCCGTAGTAAAACCTGCAATAAGTTTGCCGCCGTTAAACCCTGCCCGCAACCCAGGACCACTGTACCCTGCGGGATAGACGACGTTAGAAATGGTTTCAGTAGTTCCGCTCCCATAAAAGCAACTGCCGTCGACGTACGGTATAAACGCAACTGATTGACAGTCTGGCACTGAAAGCGTGGTCTGCAACTCTATATCGGCAGCACTAGGCAGCCAACTGACATTTGCGAACGCCGTCCTCGTGCAGCCGTTCGGAGAGGTAACTGTCCAGGTAAGACTCGTTTGACGACCACATCTGTAGGCAGTCGGATCAGCTAAAGTAACATTCGCCGTATTTGGACCAGTTGGCGTTATGATTACTTCGCTTGGGCCCGACCATTGTCCGGTGAAACCCGAAGGCAGTGGGCCTGTGACGTTCAACGTTGATGAGCTGCCGCACGCAGATACCGGCTGAATACTGGGGAAAAATGGGGCAAAATAAGTCGTAACCGCCACATCATCGCTGACGACCCCATTTCCACAAGCCTGGGTTATCCGAAACACAAAAGTACCGTTACCGTTCATATTAACAGTTGGTGTCAAGGAATTGGCATTGCTAAAAGCGGCGGTGCCGCCAGCAGGCGCCGAAACAACGGTCCACGTCGGGTCTTCGCTGAATACGCCGTTTCTATTCGCGTCGCTTAGGCTGACGGTGGTCGTACAAATGCTTTTGTCTGCTCCGGCATTGACCGTACAGTTTTGAGCAAAACTCTGGATTGCTGCCAGCATCAATAATGAGACCGACAGTAAAGTAGAGAGGATAAATCTTTGCATAGATGTTAAAAAATGAAGTGTGATTGATTCAATGAAACAGTTATAAATCAGTCAGCAATTTTATAGCCGTAGAAGGACGAGACAACCACGCCAAAGCTCGGACCGGTTGTAGACGTTCCGGCAGCTTTCAGGGTAACCACGTCGCCGGCATTCAAGTGAATTACATTTGATACACTGGCAGACAGTACGGGTTCGGCGTTTGCAACCGAGTTAAGGGAGCATCCCTGCGCAAATGGCGTTGTTCCTTTGTAGAGGCGTAAGCAAGAAGCTACAAACCCAGGAGTGCCTGGTAAGCTGGTATTATCGAACTGAGTGGATCCGAACATAATGTAATAGCCCGAAGAAGGAGCTGTGAATTCTCCGGACGCGGGGTTAAATGCGTTGGCCGCATCTGAATTCTCACCTTGGAAAATGACAGTAGTATAAGTCGCTGGCCCATTACTGGAAGGCATTGTTTGAAACACGGTGGTCATCAACGTCGAAAATGGCGCTAGTGACGTGGCGGGAAACGTGATATTTTGCCAGCTTCCACCGCCGACGGCATCGGAGGTAAAGACTTTGCCCGAGCCTTCGGTTCCATCCTGGATCGTAACTTGTCCGGTTGTTTTGTCGACCTTCATTTTACGGCTGGGCGTAGAGGCCTCCACTTCCAGGTTAGAATTGGGCTCGATCACCGTCGGATTACTGCCGATTTTAACTTGCGCGAAGCTTGAACTGCATACAATGCCAAAGACAGCGCTGAAGAGCAGTTTTTGAAACACAGCTGATGTTTTCATTTGACTCAATTGTTAAATCGTAAAAGAAGTTTTTTGCTACGTGCCGTAACGCTACTGTTGCTACCTGTTTACCAAAATTTTTTGCACCGACGTGATCCCACCGTTCCTGGTTATATGAACAGCGTAAATGCCGGTTGGCAAGGATGTGACATCGATAGCGCCACCGCCAAGGCCTTTCGAATGGTACACTTTCAGCCCCTTTGTGTTGAACATGGTGACCTCTTTGACAGTCCGGCTTTCTTTTACATGCAGCTTATCCGTTACCGGGTTAGGATATACGGAGAGCTCAGGCGTCGAGCCATCAACACGCACATTACGGACGCGGCTATATGCAAACGTCCCGTCCAGATCGATCATCTTCAATCGATAGAGGTTTTCTCCTTCGGCGGGTTGAATGTCAACGAAACTATATTCGACCCGAACGGTGCTTTCGCCCCGCGCCGCGACGTCTCCAATTTTATCCCAGGATTTGCCATTCAGGCTCCGCTCGACCTCGAACCTCGCCGCATTCATCTCTTCGGTCGTTGCCCATTTTAATGCAACAGCATTGCCCTCGCGCAATGCGTCAAAACTGGCCAAAGTAACAGGCAAAGGCACGTCCCTATAAGCCAGCGTATAAATAGTGTATGTACTTGGGATAACAGGGCTTTGTGTGGTAATTGATCCGGCTGTAAGGTCACTGGCACCACCCAGGATGGATGTGGCATCTACCACCGACGGTATTGCCAGCCATTGGGTGCCATTCCAGCCGGCAATCGTCAGTTTATCGAGCTGTCCTGTCGTGAGCGTCGTGACATCACTTGCCGCATCCCAGGTCAATGTGATCGGGGTCGCGTTGTCCCCGTCGATATCCCAATACTCGACCGGACTGACAGAGGTCAATGCTTCCTCGAACGAGCTGGTAGGGTAGGGCCCTCCGGCGGGAAGGATGGGGTAGTCACCTCCCGCCAGGTTACTGGTGATGGCGGTACTGGCGTCAGCGTGATAGTAGGCGCCAGTGGTTCCGTCGCCTTGGGCAGCAAAAGGGCCGTAGAACCCGTTGTCGCCCACCGGAAAGACAAAGAGCGTCGTCCCATATTTTCTTACGAAACCATCCACATGCGCGGCATCGGCCCCTCCATTGTGTGAAGCTGACGGCGCAAAGTTCAGGATGCCAGGCGTACCGGTCCGCTCGGTACCAATGATACCGGGTAGGGCGCCGGCGCCACCGTTGGCGAAATCATGATTTCCAAAAAAGGTCATTTGCGCGCCGCCGAAAATGTACGTGTTACCAGTGCTCCCTTGCTGGGCGAAAGTCGAATGGGCCAATAGTGAAGACAATATCACGACATACGCCCGCCTGCCGGTTACTAGCCCTGCAAGGTAAGTAAAACTTAATTTCATATTCCTTGACGTTTAAGTTGGTACGGAAAAGTGCGTTGCACCGGGTGCTCCGGTGGCCATTACTTGCTGACGGCATCTGCGTGAATGGTTTGCTCGCCCACCGATTTTTGAAGGGATTTCATTTGATCAACCAGTGATGCAATTGCCTTCTCCGTGGACTCTGCCTTGGCGGCAATGGCGGCTAACTTTTTGTTTTCGGCCTTTAACGCCTCGATCTGCGCCTGTTGCTCCTGAATGGCTTTGGTAAGTACTACAGTCATTTCCGCATAGTTGACACCCAATGTTTTCATGGAGTCAGAGGCGATAGTAACGAGCTCAGGCATAGCCAATTTTATTTGCTGCGCCACAAATCCTATTTTATGATTATGGCTCAAAGCTTGATCCTTATAGCGGTATCCAATGGTGCGAAGCTTCATTACTTCCTTAAGGCCGTAGGTATTTTCGGTGATATCTTTTTTAATACGGATGTCGGACGGCGTGATGGTTCCGGAGGCAAGGATATTGCCTATTACATGCAATGGTTCCTGGGGTGCATTGGTATTAATACCTACTTTCACATTCGGCGTTGACTGTGTATTGGTTAGTACAATATCGCCGGTCCCATTATGCACCAATCCGAAGTCATTGGAAGTAGCGGCACCCGAGTTGGCCCATAGCCTCAAGAACGTTCCCTGCACACCATTGTAAAACTCATGGTGTAGGGCATTAGCATTAGTCCACAAATT harbors:
- a CDS encoding T9SS type A sorting domain-containing protein, which gives rise to MQRFILSTLLSVSLLMLAAIQSFAQNCTVNAGADKSICTTTVSLSDANRNGVFSEDPTWTVVSAPAGGTAAFSNANSLTPTVNMNGNGTFVFRITQACGNGVVSDDVAVTTYFAPFFPSIQPVSACGSSSTLNVTGPLPSGFTGQWSGPSEVIITPTGPNTANVTLADPTAYRCGRQTSLTWTVTSPNGCTRTAFANVSWLPSAADIELQTTLSVPDCQSVAFIPYVDGSCFYGSGTTETISNVVYPAGYSGPGLRAGFNGGKLIAGFTTAGTYTFRFTIDVGSCGSKSFDMTVTKTGGTAPVGGVTVSGGEPIICLNSDPATITSAFTLSDPTLLMNSNWSNWIMLPSGSGTPTISISGAGTSTRPITINRPAGGWKAGQYLVRLGYANADDVNGTCKGEVDFRFFMMPATWTNFDVPDVTICTQPGSPIASYAYPINTVPNVLAGLGPLTMSPGNWNIRGIGADSGIFRNPSADLPLINFSNLSVGVHTFRIVPASITNSLLYRMYQCAGSNFSDTFSITVVANSGATAGTDNTVSCIDNQSLAGNVYAAPMVGTWSVVSSPPGNYTLGFSDIHDPSAVVTGTGGAPAGSYTFRWTVQGPAGSECGVYTDDVTITATGGCVFPVTLASFSAVREGNTAQLSWVTTEEVNAGYFEVQRSPDGKAWSEIGKVKADGNSTVLHKYEYIDPAPLKGTNYYRLKMVDLDQTFAYSSIQSVAFEGRTLSVYPNPVSDVLTLTDLDPGSFSAVLLLDINGNIVYESSSVPVAGIDVKKYLPGTYVVQIRNTDGTGSSAKVVIAP
- a CDS encoding T9SS type A sorting domain-containing protein, with product MKLSFTYLAGLVTGRRAYVVILSSLLAHSTFAQQGSTGNTYIFGGAQMTFFGNHDFANGGAGALPGIIGTERTGTPGILNFAPSASHNGGADAAHVDGFVRKYGTTLFVFPVGDNGFYGPFAAQGDGTTGAYYHADASTAITSNLAGGDYPILPAGGPYPTSSFEEALTSVSPVEYWDIDGDNATPITLTWDAASDVTTLTTGQLDKLTIAGWNGTQWLAIPSVVDATSILGGASDLTAGSITTQSPVIPSTYTIYTLAYRDVPLPVTLASFDALREGNAVALKWATTEEMNAARFEVERSLNGKSWDKIGDVAARGESTVRVEYSFVDIQPAEGENLYRLKMIDLDGTFAYSRVRNVRVDGSTPELSVYPNPVTDKLHVKESRTVKEVTMFNTKGLKVYHSKGLGGGAIDVTSLPTGIYAVHITRNGGITSVQKILVNR